In Lachnospiraceae bacterium, one DNA window encodes the following:
- a CDS encoding type II toxin-antitoxin system HicB family antitoxin, producing MKTLNDYMEMSYRMEIIEDKEEGGFVVSYPDLPGCITCGETVESAIINALDAKKAWIEAALEEGVEIHEPDSLEGYSGQFKLRIPRSLHRSLAEHSQREGISMNQYCVYLLSRNDAIFSK from the coding sequence ATGAAGACGCTGAATGATTATATGGAAATGTCCTATCGTATGGAAATTATAGAGGATAAAGAGGAAGGTGGTTTTGTGGTTTCGTATCCAGACTTGCCTGGTTGCATTACTTGCGGAGAAACTGTAGAAAGTGCGATAATAAATGCACTGGATGCGAAGAAAGCATGGATTGAAGCTGCGTTAGAAGAAGGGGTAGAGATTCATGAGCCAGATAGTCTGGAAGGTTATTCAGGGCAGTTTAAATTGAGAATTCCACGAAGTTTGCATAGATCATTAGCAGAGCATTCTCAAAGAGAAGGAATCAGTATGAATCAGTATTGTGTGTACCTTCTTTCAAGAAATGATGCGATATTTTCAAAATAA